A portion of the Falco naumanni isolate bFalNau1 chromosome 9, bFalNau1.pat, whole genome shotgun sequence genome contains these proteins:
- the ANXA7 gene encoding annexin A7 isoform X2, whose product MSYPGYPPSGGYPAFPGYPPTGQESVYPPAGQYSYPAVPGGYPPAGGGTYPAAPPSAGYPGAAGYPAPGGYPAPGGYPGAPQAGGMPPYPGAPTGPGFGVPPAGPGFGGYPQPPAQSYAGGGPAQIPGYPGGQAPSPMPGLPAAVAQGTQGTIQAAPNFDDRRDAEILRKAMKGFGTDEQAIINVVANRSNDQRQKIKAAFKTMYGKDLIKDLKSELSGNVEELILALFMPTTYYDAWSLRHAMKGAGTQEKVLIEILCTRTNQEIREIVKCYKSEFGRDIEQDIRADTSGHFERLLVSMCQGNRDETQTVDYQKAQEDAQRLYQAGEGKLGTDESCFNMVLASRSFPQLKATVEAYSRIANRDLLSSIDREFSGNVERGLKTILQCALNRPAFFAERLYYSMKGAGTDDSTLIRIIVTRSEIDLVQIKQMFTQMYQKTLATMIASDTSGDYRRLLLAIVGQ is encoded by the exons ATGTCATACCCGGGTTATCCCCCTTCTGGCGGCTACCCTGCTTTCCCTGGTTACCCT CCGACAGGACAAGAGTCTGTCTATCCGCCAGCTGGTCAATATTCCTATCCCGCTGTTCCTGGAGGATACCCTCCAGCAGGAGGAGGGACCTATCCTGCAGCACCACCAAGTGCTGGGTATCCAGGGGCAGCAGGATATCCTGCCCCAGGGGGATaccctgccccggggggctaCCCTGGAGCTCCCCAGGCTGGAGGAATGCCACCTTATCCTGGAG CTCCTACAGGCCCTGGCTTTGGCGTGCCTCCCGCGGGCCCCGGCTTCGGCGGCTATCCACAGCCGCCTGCCCAGAGCTATGCTGGAGGTGGACCCGCACAAATTCCAG gGTATCCTGGTGGACAAGCACCATCACCAATGCCTGGTCTG cctgcagcagtggcTCAGGGTACCCAGGGCACAATTCAGGCTGCTCCAAACTTTGATGATAGAAGGGACGCAGAAATCCTACGCAAAGCTATGAAGGGGTTTG GAACTGATGAGCAGGCTATCATAAATGTGGTTGCTAACCGCTCCAATGATCAAAGGCAAAAAATCAAGGCAGCTTTCAAGACTATGTATGGCAAG GATTTAATTAAAGATCTGAAGTCTGAGTTAAGTGGAAATGTGGAAGAATTGATTCTAGCACTCTTCATGCCTACCACCTACTACGATGCCTGGAGTTTACGTCATGCAATGAAG GGAGCAGGCACTCAGGAGAAAGTGCTGATTGAGATCCTCTGCACAAGGACAAACCAGGAAATACGAGAAATAGTGAAATGCTATAAATCAGAATTTGGGAGGGACATCGAACAAGACATCAGAGCAGACACTTCAGGACACTTTGAACGATTACTTGTATCTATGTGCCAA GGTAATCGGGATGAGACTCAAACTGTGGATTATCAAAAAGCTCAGGAAGATGCTCAGCGTCTGTACcaagcaggggaaggaaaacttGGGACTGACGAATCTTGTTTCAATATGGTTCTGGCAAGCAGAAGCTTTCCCCAACTGAAAGCAACAGTTGAGGCATACTCCAGG ATTGCTAATCGTGATTTATTAAGCAGCATTGACCGAGAGTTTTCTGGAAACGTGGAACGTGGTTTGAAAACTATTT TGCAATGTGCTTTAAATCGCCCAGCCTTTTTTGCAGAAAGACTTTACTATTCTATGAAAGGAGCTGGCACAGATGATTCTACCCTCATCAGAATCATAGTCACTCGGAGCGAG ATTGACCTTGTGCAAATTAAACAGATGTTCACGCAAATGTACCAGAAGACTCTGGCTACTATGATAGCAAGCGACACAAGCGGCGATTACCGGCGCTTGCTGCTGGCTATTGTTGGTCAATAG
- the ANXA7 gene encoding annexin A7 isoform X1 yields MSYPGYPPSGGYPAFPGYPPTGQESVYPPAGQYSYPAVPGGYPPAGGGTYPAAPPSAGYPGAAGYPAPGGYPAPGGYPGAPQAGGMPPYPGAPTGPGFGVPPAGPGFGGYPQPPAQSYAGGGPAQIPVGYPGGQAPSPMPGLPAAVAQGTQGTIQAAPNFDDRRDAEILRKAMKGFGTDEQAIINVVANRSNDQRQKIKAAFKTMYGKDLIKDLKSELSGNVEELILALFMPTTYYDAWSLRHAMKGAGTQEKVLIEILCTRTNQEIREIVKCYKSEFGRDIEQDIRADTSGHFERLLVSMCQGNRDETQTVDYQKAQEDAQRLYQAGEGKLGTDESCFNMVLASRSFPQLKATVEAYSRIANRDLLSSIDREFSGNVERGLKTILQCALNRPAFFAERLYYSMKGAGTDDSTLIRIIVTRSEIDLVQIKQMFTQMYQKTLATMIASDTSGDYRRLLLAIVGQ; encoded by the exons ATGTCATACCCGGGTTATCCCCCTTCTGGCGGCTACCCTGCTTTCCCTGGTTACCCT CCGACAGGACAAGAGTCTGTCTATCCGCCAGCTGGTCAATATTCCTATCCCGCTGTTCCTGGAGGATACCCTCCAGCAGGAGGAGGGACCTATCCTGCAGCACCACCAAGTGCTGGGTATCCAGGGGCAGCAGGATATCCTGCCCCAGGGGGATaccctgccccggggggctaCCCTGGAGCTCCCCAGGCTGGAGGAATGCCACCTTATCCTGGAG CTCCTACAGGCCCTGGCTTTGGCGTGCCTCCCGCGGGCCCCGGCTTCGGCGGCTATCCACAGCCGCCTGCCCAGAGCTATGCTGGAGGTGGACCCGCACAAATTCCAG taggGTATCCTGGTGGACAAGCACCATCACCAATGCCTGGTCTG cctgcagcagtggcTCAGGGTACCCAGGGCACAATTCAGGCTGCTCCAAACTTTGATGATAGAAGGGACGCAGAAATCCTACGCAAAGCTATGAAGGGGTTTG GAACTGATGAGCAGGCTATCATAAATGTGGTTGCTAACCGCTCCAATGATCAAAGGCAAAAAATCAAGGCAGCTTTCAAGACTATGTATGGCAAG GATTTAATTAAAGATCTGAAGTCTGAGTTAAGTGGAAATGTGGAAGAATTGATTCTAGCACTCTTCATGCCTACCACCTACTACGATGCCTGGAGTTTACGTCATGCAATGAAG GGAGCAGGCACTCAGGAGAAAGTGCTGATTGAGATCCTCTGCACAAGGACAAACCAGGAAATACGAGAAATAGTGAAATGCTATAAATCAGAATTTGGGAGGGACATCGAACAAGACATCAGAGCAGACACTTCAGGACACTTTGAACGATTACTTGTATCTATGTGCCAA GGTAATCGGGATGAGACTCAAACTGTGGATTATCAAAAAGCTCAGGAAGATGCTCAGCGTCTGTACcaagcaggggaaggaaaacttGGGACTGACGAATCTTGTTTCAATATGGTTCTGGCAAGCAGAAGCTTTCCCCAACTGAAAGCAACAGTTGAGGCATACTCCAGG ATTGCTAATCGTGATTTATTAAGCAGCATTGACCGAGAGTTTTCTGGAAACGTGGAACGTGGTTTGAAAACTATTT TGCAATGTGCTTTAAATCGCCCAGCCTTTTTTGCAGAAAGACTTTACTATTCTATGAAAGGAGCTGGCACAGATGATTCTACCCTCATCAGAATCATAGTCACTCGGAGCGAG ATTGACCTTGTGCAAATTAAACAGATGTTCACGCAAATGTACCAGAAGACTCTGGCTACTATGATAGCAAGCGACACAAGCGGCGATTACCGGCGCTTGCTGCTGGCTATTGTTGGTCAATAG